The following are encoded together in the Vibrio splendidus genome:
- the hslO gene encoding Hsp33 family molecular chaperone HslO produces MADPMSTSNVLNRYLFEDLSVRGELVQMDEAYQQIISSKEYPAPVQKLLGELLVSTTLLTATLKFEGSITMQLQGDGPVSLAVINGDNDQKIRGVARFDGDIADDAGLHDLIGKGHLVITIDPKKGERYQGIVGLEGETLADVLEGYFANSEQLKTRLWLRTGEHEGKAHAAGMLLQVMPDGTGTPDDFEHLEQLTDTVKNEELFSLEANDLLYRLYNQEKVQVFTPQPVEFFCGCSRERSGAAIITVAQEEIYDILSTEGSVALHCDYCGTNYSFDKGDVDALYAEAADKGDNTVH; encoded by the coding sequence ATGGCAGACCCAATGTCTACAAGTAATGTTTTAAATCGCTACCTATTTGAAGACCTATCAGTACGTGGTGAATTGGTACAGATGGACGAAGCATACCAACAGATTATTTCTAGCAAGGAATACCCAGCGCCAGTACAAAAGCTGTTGGGTGAGCTACTGGTTTCAACGACGCTGCTAACGGCGACTCTAAAGTTTGAAGGTTCTATCACGATGCAACTGCAAGGTGATGGTCCAGTATCTCTCGCTGTTATTAATGGCGATAACGATCAGAAGATTCGTGGTGTTGCGCGCTTTGACGGTGATATTGCTGACGACGCTGGCCTGCACGACCTTATAGGTAAAGGCCACCTAGTGATCACTATCGATCCTAAAAAAGGTGAGCGTTACCAAGGTATCGTTGGTCTTGAAGGCGAAACACTTGCTGACGTTCTTGAAGGTTACTTTGCTAACTCAGAACAGCTAAAGACTCGTCTATGGCTACGTACGGGTGAACATGAAGGCAAAGCACACGCTGCGGGTATGTTGCTGCAGGTTATGCCAGACGGCACTGGTACGCCAGATGACTTCGAGCACCTAGAGCAGTTAACTGACACGGTTAAAAACGAAGAACTATTCTCTCTAGAAGCGAATGATTTGTTATACCGCCTATATAACCAAGAGAAGGTTCAGGTATTTACCCCTCAACCGGTTGAGTTCTTCTGTGGTTGTTCTCGTGAACGCAGTGGTGCCGCTATCATTACCGTTGCTCAAGAGGAGATCTACGACATCCTGAGTACGGAAGGTAGTGTTGCTCTTCACTGTGATTACTGTGGCACAAACTACTCGTTCGATAAGGGCGACGTTGATGCACTGTACGCAGAAGCAGCAGATAAAGGCGACAATACGGTTCATTAA
- the hslR gene encoding ribosome-associated heat shock protein Hsp15, which yields MKTTNEAVRLDKWLWAARFYKTRSIARNMVDGGKVHYNGQRSKPSKIVELGAVITLRQGNEEKTVTIEKISAHRGGAPVAQTLYEETTESLAKREEFAQQRKLNAHSPAPERRPDKKQRRDIIKFKTQ from the coding sequence ATGAAAACGACTAATGAAGCTGTCAGACTCGATAAATGGTTGTGGGCAGCACGCTTTTATAAAACTCGTTCAATTGCTCGCAACATGGTCGATGGTGGCAAAGTCCACTATAATGGTCAGCGCAGCAAACCCAGCAAAATCGTAGAACTTGGGGCAGTGATTACCCTGCGCCAAGGGAATGAAGAAAAGACGGTCACCATAGAGAAAATATCCGCACACCGTGGCGGGGCGCCAGTCGCTCAAACCCTCTATGAAGAAACCACCGAAAGCTTGGCAAAAAGAGAAGAGTTTGCACAACAACGCAAACTGAATGCTCATAGTCCAGCACCAGAACGTCGCCCAGATAAAAAGCAACGTCGTGACATCATTAAGTTCAAGACTCAATAA
- the gspC gene encoding type II secretion system protein GspC, giving the protein MDNSPVLSRFLENGFLLQQKLSLVLCCVLIAASAWILGQLAWFIEPAEQTVVPWAATASSSSTPQSTLDISSLQQSNMFGAYNPTTPAVVEQQVIQDAPKTRLNLVLVGAVASSNPKLSLAVIANRGTQATYGINEEIEGTRAKLKAVLVDRVIIDNSGRDETLMLEGIEYKRLSVSEPAPPRTSSSVRGNNPASAEEKLDEIKAKIMKDPQQIFQYVRLSQVKRDDKVIGYRVSPGKDSELFNSVGLQNGDIATQLNGQDLTDPAAMGNIFRSISELTELNLVVERDGQQHEVFIEF; this is encoded by the coding sequence ATGGATAACTCTCCGGTGCTGAGCCGATTTTTAGAGAATGGATTTTTACTCCAGCAGAAACTGAGCCTTGTTCTTTGTTGTGTGTTGATCGCAGCTTCCGCATGGATTTTAGGACAGCTTGCATGGTTTATTGAACCTGCTGAGCAAACCGTGGTGCCATGGGCAGCAACGGCTTCCTCGTCTTCAACGCCTCAATCGACTCTTGATATCTCTTCTTTGCAGCAGAGCAATATGTTTGGTGCTTATAACCCAACCACGCCTGCTGTGGTTGAACAGCAAGTTATCCAAGATGCGCCAAAGACGCGACTGAACCTCGTTTTAGTGGGTGCAGTAGCCAGTTCTAATCCAAAACTGAGCTTGGCTGTGATTGCCAATCGCGGCACACAAGCGACTTACGGAATTAACGAAGAGATTGAAGGCACTAGAGCTAAGCTCAAGGCCGTATTAGTCGATCGTGTGATCATCGATAACTCTGGGCGAGACGAAACCCTGATGCTTGAAGGTATTGAGTACAAGCGTTTGTCTGTATCAGAGCCTGCGCCACCTCGTACCTCTTCTTCTGTGCGTGGCAACAACCCCGCTTCTGCAGAAGAGAAGCTTGATGAAATTAAAGCGAAGATAATGAAAGATCCTCAACAAATCTTCCAATATGTTCGACTGTCTCAGGTGAAACGCGACGATAAAGTGATTGGTTATCGTGTGAGCCCTGGCAAAGATTCAGAACTTTTTAACTCTGTTGGGCTCCAAAACGGAGATATTGCCACTCAGTTAAATGGACAAGACCTGACAGACCCTGCTGCTATGGGCAACATATTCCGTTCTATCTCAGAGCTGACAGAGCTAAACCTCGTCGTCGAGAGAGATGGTCAACAACATGAAGTGTTTATTGAATTTTAA
- the gspD gene encoding type II secretion system secretin GspD, with the protein MKHWFKKSAWLLAGSLICTPAAIASDFSASFKGTDIQEFINIVGRNLEKTIIVDPSVRGKIDVRSYDVLNEEQYYSFFLNVLEVYGYAVVEMDSGVLKIIKAKDSKTSAIPVVGDSDTIKGDNVVTRVVTVRNVSVRELSPLLRQLNDNAGAGNVVHYDPANIILITGRAAVVNRLAEIIKRVDQAGDKEIEVVELKNASAAEMVRIVDALSKTTDAKNTPAFLQPKLVADERTNAILISGDPKVRSRLRRLIEQLDVEMATKGNNQVIYLKYAKAEDLVDVLKGVSDNLQSEKQTSTKGSSSQRNQVMISAHSDTNSLVITAQPDIMNALQDVIAQLDIRRAQVLIEALIVEMAEGDGINLGVQWGNLDTGAVIQYGNTGASIGGVMVGLEEAKDTETTTAVYDSDGNFQRNETTTEKGDYSTLASALSGVNGAAMSVVMGDWTALISAVATDSNSNILSSPSITVMDNGEASFIVGEEVPVLTGSTAGSSNDNPFQTVERKEVGIKLKVVPQINEGDSVQLQIEQEVSNVLGANGAVDVRFAKRQLNTSVIVQDGQMLVLGGLIDERALESESKVPFLGDIPVLGHLFKSTSTQVEKKNLMVFIKPTIIRDGMTADGITQRKYNFIRAEQLYKAEQGLKLMADDNIPVLPKFGADMNHPAEIQAFIDQMEQE; encoded by the coding sequence GTGAAGCATTGGTTTAAGAAAAGTGCATGGTTATTGGCAGGAAGCTTAATCTGCACACCCGCAGCCATCGCGAGTGATTTTAGTGCCAGCTTTAAAGGCACTGATATTCAAGAGTTTATTAATATTGTTGGTCGTAACCTAGAGAAGACGATCATCGTTGACCCTTCGGTGCGCGGAAAAATCGATGTACGCAGCTACGACGTACTCAATGAAGAGCAATATTACAGCTTCTTCCTAAACGTATTGGAAGTGTATGGCTACGCGGTTGTCGAAATGGACTCAGGTGTTCTTAAGATCATCAAGGCCAAAGATTCGAAAACATCGGCAATTCCAGTCGTTGGAGACAGTGACACGATCAAAGGCGACAATGTGGTGACACGTGTTGTGACGGTTCGTAATGTCTCGGTGCGTGAACTTTCTCCTCTGCTTCGTCAACTAAACGACAATGCAGGCGCGGGTAACGTTGTGCACTACGACCCAGCTAACATCATCCTTATTACAGGCCGAGCGGCGGTAGTAAACCGTTTAGCTGAAATCATCAAGCGCGTTGACCAAGCAGGTGATAAAGAGATTGAAGTCGTTGAGCTAAAGAATGCTTCTGCGGCAGAAATGGTACGTATCGTTGATGCGTTAAGCAAAACCACAGATGCTAAAAATACACCTGCCTTCCTACAACCTAAATTAGTTGCTGATGAGCGTACTAATGCGATTCTTATCTCAGGTGACCCTAAGGTACGTAGCCGTTTAAGAAGGCTGATTGAACAGCTTGATGTTGAAATGGCAACCAAGGGCAATAACCAAGTTATTTACCTTAAATACGCAAAAGCAGAAGATTTAGTTGATGTGCTGAAAGGCGTGTCGGATAACCTACAATCAGAGAAGCAAACTTCAACTAAAGGCAGTTCATCGCAGCGCAATCAAGTGATGATCTCAGCTCACAGTGATACCAACTCTTTAGTGATTACCGCACAGCCAGACATCATGAATGCGCTTCAAGATGTGATCGCACAGTTGGATATTCGTCGTGCTCAAGTATTGATTGAAGCCCTAATTGTCGAGATGGCAGAAGGTGACGGTATTAACCTTGGTGTGCAATGGGGTAACCTTGATACTGGTGCGGTGATTCAGTATGGTAACACTGGTGCGTCAATCGGTGGCGTAATGGTTGGTTTAGAAGAAGCGAAAGACACTGAAACGACCACCGCGGTTTATGACTCTGATGGTAATTTCCAACGTAATGAGACGACCACCGAAAAGGGTGACTACTCAACGTTAGCTTCTGCTCTTTCTGGTGTTAATGGCGCGGCAATGAGCGTGGTAATGGGCGACTGGACCGCCTTGATCAGTGCAGTAGCGACCGATTCAAATTCAAATATCCTATCTTCTCCAAGTATCACCGTGATGGATAACGGCGAAGCGTCGTTCATTGTGGGCGAAGAGGTGCCTGTTTTAACTGGCTCGACCGCAGGTTCAAGTAACGACAACCCATTCCAAACGGTTGAACGTAAAGAAGTGGGTATCAAGCTAAAAGTGGTGCCGCAAATCAATGAAGGTGATTCGGTTCAACTGCAAATAGAACAAGAAGTATCGAACGTATTAGGTGCAAACGGCGCGGTTGATGTTCGTTTTGCTAAGCGTCAGTTAAATACGTCAGTGATTGTTCAAGATGGTCAAATGCTGGTGCTTGGTGGTTTGATTGATGAACGCGCATTGGAAAGTGAATCGAAGGTGCCGTTCTTGGGTGATATCCCAGTGCTTGGACACCTGTTCAAATCAACCAGTACTCAGGTTGAGAAAAAGAACCTAATGGTCTTCATCAAACCAACCATTATTCGTGATGGTATGACAGCCGATGGTATCACCCAGCGTAAATACAACTTCATCCGTGCTGAGCAGTTGTATAAGGCTGAGCAAGGACTGAAATTAATGGCAGACGATAACATCCCTGTATTGCCTAAATTTGGTGCCGACATGAATCACCCGGCTGAAATTCAAGCCTTCATCGATCAAATGGAACAAGAATAA
- the gspE gene encoding type II secretion system ATPase GspE, producing the protein MAELVGAARTYQRLPFSFANRYKMVLEYQHPERAPILYYVEPLKSAAIIEVSRVVKNGFTPQAITLDEFDKKLTDAYQRDSSEARQLMEDIGADSDDFFSLAEELPQDEDLLESEDDAPIIKLINAMLGEAIKEGASDIHIETFEKSLCIRFRVDGVLRDVLAPSRKLAPLLVSRVKVMAKLDIAEKRVPQDGRISLRIGGRAVDVRVSTMPSSHGERVVMRLLDKNATRLDLHSLGMTAENHENFRKLIQRPHGIILVTGPTGSGKSTTLYAGLQELNSNERNILTVEDPIEFDIDGIGQTQVNPKVDMTFARGLRAILRQDPDVVMIGEIRDLETAEIAVQASLTGHLVMSTLHTNTAVGAITRLRDMGIEPFLISSSLLGVLAQRLVRTLCNECKEPYEADKEQKKLFGLKKKESLTLYHAKGCEECGHKGYRGRTGIHELLMIDDSVQELIHSEAGEQAIEKAIRGTTPSIRDDGLSKVLKGVTSLEEVMRVTKEV; encoded by the coding sequence ATGGCTGAATTGGTAGGGGCGGCACGTACTTATCAGCGCTTGCCGTTTAGCTTTGCGAATCGCTATAAGATGGTGTTGGAGTATCAACATCCAGAGCGCGCACCGATACTTTATTATGTTGAGCCACTGAAATCGGCGGCGATCATTGAAGTGAGTCGAGTGGTGAAAAATGGTTTTACGCCACAAGCGATTACTCTCGATGAGTTTGATAAAAAACTGACCGATGCTTATCAGCGTGACTCGTCAGAAGCTCGTCAGCTCATGGAAGACATTGGTGCTGATAGTGATGATTTTTTCTCACTAGCGGAAGAGCTGCCTCAAGACGAAGACTTACTTGAATCAGAAGACGACGCGCCAATTATCAAGTTAATCAATGCGATGCTGGGTGAGGCGATCAAAGAGGGTGCTTCGGATATACACATCGAAACCTTTGAAAAGTCACTTTGTATCCGTTTCCGTGTTGATGGTGTGCTGCGTGATGTTTTAGCGCCAAGCCGTAAACTGGCTCCGTTATTGGTTTCGCGTGTCAAGGTTATGGCTAAATTGGACATTGCGGAAAAACGCGTGCCACAAGATGGTCGTATCTCTCTGCGTATCGGTGGCCGAGCGGTTGATGTTCGTGTTTCAACCATGCCTTCTTCGCACGGTGAGCGTGTGGTAATGCGTCTGTTGGACAAAAACGCCACTCGTCTAGACTTGCACAGTTTAGGTATGACAGCAGAAAACCATGAAAACTTCCGTAAGCTGATTCAGCGCCCACACGGCATTATCTTGGTGACCGGCCCGACAGGTTCAGGTAAATCGACGACCCTGTACGCAGGCCTGCAAGAACTCAACAGCAATGAACGAAACATTTTAACCGTTGAAGACCCGATCGAATTTGATATCGATGGCATTGGTCAAACACAAGTGAACCCTAAGGTTGATATGACCTTTGCGCGTGGTTTACGTGCCATTCTTCGTCAAGATCCTGATGTGGTTATGATTGGTGAGATCCGTGATTTGGAAACCGCAGAGATCGCTGTCCAAGCCTCTTTGACAGGTCACTTAGTTATGTCGACTCTGCATACCAATACTGCAGTCGGTGCGATTACACGTCTGCGTGATATGGGCATTGAACCTTTCTTGATCTCTTCTTCACTGCTGGGTGTTTTGGCTCAGCGCCTGGTTCGTACTTTATGTAACGAATGTAAAGAACCTTATGAAGCCGATAAAGAGCAGAAGAAACTGTTTGGGTTGAAGAAGAAAGAAAGCCTGACGCTTTACCATGCCAAAGGTTGTGAAGAGTGTGGCCACAAGGGTTATCGAGGTCGTACGGGTATTCATGAGCTGCTGATGATTGATGACTCAGTACAAGAGCTGATTCACAGTGAAGCGGGTGAGCAGGCGATTGAGAAGGCAATTCGTGGCACAACCCCAAGTATTCGCGATGATGGCTTGAGCAAAGTTCTGAAAGGGGTAACGTCCCTAGAAGAAGTGATGCGCGTGACCAAGGAAGTCTAG
- the gspF gene encoding type II secretion system inner membrane protein GspF, translated as MAAFEYKALDAKGKSKKGSIEADNARQARQRIKELGLMPVEMTEAKAKTAKGAQPSTSFKRGISTPDLALITRQISTLVQSGMPLEECLKAVAEQSEKPRIRTMLLAVRSKVTEGYSLADSLSDFPHIFDELFRAMVAAGEKSGHLDAVLERLADYAENRQKMRSKLLQAMIYPIVLVVFAVTIVSFLLATVVPKIVEPIIQMGQELPQSTQFLLASSEFIQNWGIQLLLLTLGVIVVVKTALKKPGVRMSWDRKLLSIPLIGKIAKGINTSRFARTLSICTSSAIPILEGMKVAVDVMSNHHVKQQVLQASDSVREGASLRKALDQTKLFPPMMLHMIASGEQSGQLEQMLTRAADNQDQSFESTVNIALGIFTPALIALMAGLVLFIVMATLMPMLEMNNLMSG; from the coding sequence ATGGCGGCATTTGAATACAAAGCATTGGATGCCAAAGGCAAAAGTAAAAAAGGCTCGATTGAAGCAGATAATGCTCGTCAGGCTCGCCAAAGAATAAAAGAACTTGGCTTGATGCCAGTTGAGATGACCGAGGCTAAAGCAAAGACAGCAAAAGGTGCTCAACCATCGACCAGCTTTAAACGCGGTATTAGTACACCTGATTTGGCTTTAATTACTCGTCAGATATCAACGCTCGTTCAATCTGGTATGCCGCTAGAAGAGTGTTTGAAGGCTGTAGCCGAGCAATCTGAAAAGCCACGTATTCGAACGATGTTGTTGGCAGTTCGCTCTAAGGTGACGGAAGGTTATTCGTTAGCGGACAGTCTGTCTGATTTCCCTCACATCTTCGATGAGCTATTTAGAGCCATGGTCGCAGCTGGTGAGAAATCTGGCCACTTAGATGCGGTATTGGAACGACTGGCTGACTACGCTGAGAATCGTCAGAAAATGCGCTCTAAGCTGCTGCAAGCGATGATCTACCCAATCGTGCTGGTGGTGTTTGCGGTGACGATTGTGTCGTTCCTACTGGCTACGGTAGTGCCTAAGATCGTTGAGCCTATTATCCAAATGGGACAAGAGCTTCCTCAATCGACACAATTTTTATTAGCATCGAGTGAATTTATTCAGAATTGGGGTATCCAATTACTGTTGTTGACCCTTGGTGTGATTGTTGTTGTGAAGACCGCGCTGAAAAAGCCGGGCGTTCGTATGAGTTGGGATCGCAAACTATTGAGTATCCCGCTTATCGGCAAGATAGCGAAAGGGATCAATACCTCTCGTTTTGCACGCACACTTTCTATCTGTACATCGAGTGCGATTCCAATCCTCGAAGGGATGAAGGTCGCGGTTGATGTCATGTCGAATCACCATGTGAAACAGCAAGTATTACAGGCTTCAGACAGTGTTCGAGAAGGCGCGAGCCTACGTAAAGCGTTGGATCAAACCAAACTTTTTCCACCGATGATGCTGCATATGATCGCCAGTGGTGAGCAGAGTGGTCAGTTGGAACAGATGCTGACAAGAGCGGCAGACAACCAAGACCAAAGCTTTGAGTCGACGGTTAATATCGCCCTAGGTATTTTTACCCCAGCCCTTATCGCGTTGATGGCAGGCTTAGTGCTGTTTATCGTGATGGCGACGCTGATGCCAATGCTTGAAATGAACAATTTAATGAGTGGTTAA
- the gspG gene encoding type II secretion system major pseudopilin GspG: MKNKMKKQSGFTLLEVMVVVVILGVLASFVVPNLLGNKEKADQQKAITDIVALENALDMYKLDNSVYPTTDQGLDGLVTKPSSPEPRNYRDGGYIKRLPNDPWGNEYQYLSPGDNGTIDIFTLGADGQEGGEGIAADIGNWNMQDFQ, translated from the coding sequence ATGAAAAATAAAATGAAAAAACAGTCAGGCTTTACTCTATTGGAAGTCATGGTTGTTGTCGTTATCCTTGGTGTTTTAGCAAGCTTTGTTGTACCTAACCTTTTGGGCAACAAAGAGAAAGCGGATCAACAAAAAGCCATTACTGATATCGTGGCGCTAGAAAACGCGTTAGATATGTATAAGTTGGATAACAGCGTTTACCCAACAACGGATCAAGGCCTTGACGGGTTGGTGACAAAGCCAAGCAGCCCAGAGCCTCGTAACTACCGTGACGGCGGCTACATCAAGCGTCTACCAAACGACCCTTGGGGCAATGAGTACCAATACCTAAGCCCTGGTGACAACGGTACGATTGATATCTTCACTCTTGGCGCTGATGGTCAAGAAGGCGGTGAAGGTATCGCTGCGGATATCGGTAACTGGAACATGCAGGATTTCCAATAA
- the gspH gene encoding type II secretion system minor pseudopilin GspH: MKTKQTQPGFTLIEILLVLVLLSLTAVAVISTIPTNSKDVAKKYAQSFYQRIQLLNEEAILSGLDFGVRVDEKKSTYVLMTLKSDGWQETEFEKIPSSTELPEDLALTLTLGGGAWEDDDRLFNPGSLFDEDMFADLEEEKKPKPPQIYILSSAETTPFTLSFYPNTGDTVQDGWRIRVLDNGVIRLLEPGEEDEEE; the protein is encoded by the coding sequence GTGAAAACTAAGCAAACACAGCCAGGTTTCACCTTGATTGAGATTCTCTTGGTGTTGGTACTACTGTCACTAACGGCGGTCGCGGTGATTTCGACCATTCCTACCAACAGCAAAGATGTTGCCAAAAAATACGCTCAAAGCTTTTATCAGCGAATTCAGCTACTCAATGAAGAGGCTATTTTGAGTGGTTTAGATTTTGGTGTTCGTGTTGATGAAAAGAAATCGACTTACGTTTTGATGACTTTGAAGTCTGATGGTTGGCAAGAAACTGAGTTCGAAAAGATCCCCTCTTCAACTGAATTACCAGAAGACCTCGCACTGACACTGACACTCGGTGGCGGCGCGTGGGAAGACGACGATCGCCTTTTTAATCCGGGAAGCTTATTTGATGAAGATATGTTTGCGGATCTGGAAGAGGAAAAGAAGCCAAAGCCACCACAGATCTACATCTTGTCGAGTGCTGAAACGACACCGTTTACGCTTTCTTTCTACCCAAACACCGGTGATACCGTGCAAGATGGCTGGCGTATTCGAGTGTTAGATAATGGTGTGATTCGATTGCTAGAGCCGGGAGAAGAAGATGAAGAGGAATAA
- the gspI gene encoding type II secretion system minor pseudopilin GspI, which translates to MKRNNRSRSRGMPLGSRGMTLLEVLVALAIFATAAISVIRAVTQHINTLSYLEEKTFAAMVVDNQMALVMLHPEKLKKAQGTQELAGREWFWKVTPIDTSDNLLKAFDVSAATSKKASPVVTVRSYVVN; encoded by the coding sequence ATGAAGAGGAATAACCGTTCTCGTTCTCGTGGTATGCCTCTTGGTTCTCGAGGAATGACTCTGCTTGAAGTATTGGTTGCGCTCGCTATCTTCGCTACGGCGGCGATCAGTGTGATTCGTGCCGTCACCCAGCACATCAATACGCTCAGCTATCTAGAAGAAAAAACTTTCGCGGCGATGGTCGTTGATAATCAAATGGCCTTAGTGATGCTGCATCCTGAGAAGCTTAAAAAAGCGCAGGGCACGCAAGAGTTAGCGGGAAGAGAGTGGTTCTGGAAGGTGACTCCCATCGATACCAGCGATAATTTATTAAAGGCGTTTGATGTGAGTGCGGCAACCAGCAAGAAAGCGTCTCCAGTCGTTACGGTGCGAAGTTATGTGGTTAACTAA
- the gspJ gene encoding type II secretion system minor pseudopilin GspJ, with product MWLTKSVWSTKTMSLNKSMSANKPTPRKQGLSSKGKGFTLIEVLVSIAIFATLSMAAYQVVNQVQRSNELSIERSARLNQLQRSLVILDNDFRQMAVRKFRTNGEEASSKLILMKEYLLDSDSVGIMFTRLGWHNPQQQFPRGEVTKVGYRIKEETLERVWWRYPDTPAGQEGVITPLLDDVESFEIEFYDGSRWGKEWQTDKSLPKAVRLKLTLKDYGEIERVYLTPGGTLDQADDASSNDSSGSSEGNNDSSN from the coding sequence ATGTGGTTAACTAAGAGCGTGTGGTCAACTAAGACCATGTCGCTAAATAAAAGCATGTCGGCAAATAAGCCTACGCCGCGTAAACAAGGTCTTTCTTCCAAAGGTAAAGGCTTTACCCTAATTGAAGTTTTGGTCTCGATCGCTATCTTTGCCACGTTAAGTATGGCGGCTTATCAGGTAGTGAATCAGGTTCAGCGCAGCAACGAGCTCTCAATTGAGCGCAGTGCTCGTTTAAATCAACTGCAACGTAGCTTAGTCATTTTAGATAATGATTTTCGCCAGATGGCGGTACGAAAATTTCGTACCAATGGTGAAGAAGCATCATCTAAGCTGATCTTAATGAAAGAGTATTTACTGGACTCCGACAGTGTTGGCATCATGTTTACTCGCCTAGGTTGGCACAACCCGCAGCAGCAGTTTCCTCGCGGAGAAGTAACGAAAGTTGGCTACCGCATCAAAGAAGAAACACTTGAGCGTGTATGGTGGCGTTACCCAGATACGCCTGCAGGCCAAGAAGGTGTGATTACTCCTCTGCTTGATGATGTCGAAAGCTTTGAAATCGAGTTTTATGACGGGAGTCGCTGGGGTAAAGAGTGGCAAACCGATAAGTCCCTGCCGAAAGCGGTGAGGCTCAAGCTGACACTGAAAGACTATGGTGAGATAGAACGTGTTTATCTCACTCCAGGTGGCACCCTAGATCAGGCCGATGATGCTTCAAGTAATGACTCTTCAGGCAGTAGTGAGGGGAATAATGACTCATCGAACTAA
- the gspK gene encoding type II secretion system minor pseudopilin GspK, with protein sequence MTHRTNKRIATRSALGRKQRGVALIIILMLLAIMATIAGSMSERLFTQFKRVGNQLNYQQAYWYSIGVEALVQDGIRQSYKDSDTVNLSQPWALEEQVYPLDYGQVKGRIVDAQACFNLNALAGVTTTSSNQTPYLITVWQTLLENQDVEPYQAEVIANSSWEFVDGDTRTTSSSGVEDSTYEAMKPSYLAANGLMADESELRAVYQVTGEVMNKVRPFVCALPTDDFRLNVNTLSEKQAPLLEAMFAPGLSESDAKQLIDKRPFDGWDTVDAFMAEPAIVGVSAEVSKKAKAYLTVDSAYFELDAEVLVEQSRVRIRTLFYSSNRETVTVVRRRFGGISERVSDRSTE encoded by the coding sequence ATGACTCATCGAACTAATAAGCGTATAGCGACAAGGTCAGCCTTGGGACGTAAACAACGTGGTGTCGCGCTGATCATTATTTTGATGCTATTGGCGATCATGGCCACTATTGCTGGCAGCATGTCTGAACGTCTGTTTACTCAATTCAAGCGTGTTGGTAATCAATTGAATTACCAGCAAGCTTACTGGTACAGCATTGGTGTGGAAGCGCTTGTGCAAGACGGCATTAGGCAAAGCTACAAAGACAGTGATACCGTAAACTTAAGCCAGCCGTGGGCGTTAGAAGAGCAAGTGTACCCACTCGATTATGGCCAAGTTAAGGGTCGAATCGTTGACGCTCAGGCGTGTTTTAATCTTAATGCCTTGGCTGGGGTTACGACGACTTCAAGTAACCAGACACCTTATTTAATCACGGTTTGGCAAACCTTGTTGGAAAACCAAGACGTTGAGCCTTATCAGGCTGAGGTTATCGCAAATTCCAGCTGGGAGTTTGTTGATGGTGATACCCGAACCACCTCTTCGTCTGGCGTAGAAGACAGCACCTATGAAGCGATGAAGCCATCTTATCTGGCGGCGAATGGTTTAATGGCAGATGAATCCGAGTTACGAGCGGTTTATCAGGTCACTGGTGAGGTGATGAATAAGGTTCGTCCATTTGTTTGCGCTTTACCCACCGATGATTTCCGATTGAATGTTAATACACTCTCGGAAAAACAGGCGCCTTTATTAGAAGCGATGTTTGCTCCAGGCTTAAGTGAATCGGATGCCAAACAGCTGATAGACAAGCGCCCGTTTGATGGTTGGGATACGGTCGACGCATTTATGGCCGAACCTGCCATTGTTGGCGTGAGTGCCGAAGTCAGCAAGAAAGCGAAAGCATATTTAACTGTAGATAGCGCCTATTTTGAGCTAGATGCAGAGGTATTAGTTGAGCAGTCACGTGTACGTATACGGACGCTTTTCTATAGTAGTAATCGAGAAACAGTGACGGTAGTACGCCGTCGTTTTGGAGGAATCAGTGAGCGAGTTTCTGACCGTTCGACTGAGTAG